Proteins from a genomic interval of Coffea eugenioides isolate CCC68of unplaced genomic scaffold, Ceug_1.0 ScVebR1_696;HRSCAF=1415, whole genome shotgun sequence:
- the LOC113758769 gene encoding putative late blight resistance protein homolog R1A-3 has protein sequence MASDIIATVLRDLELLVKDFGVEYFRVLDLKAELRLLRTLFWCAREWNYDLYSKPGNNNNLASFLTSLEPAVEEKILDLYNDCLSEERFRELGLNSHLIGLKQEQFFPLEQGTYSYGRSYMGEERFSYDQGFMGMGSNASFNLLKGKDKYSCGLGGEGVWTFDWESKFDHKVGEIRTTCIYNSKQEISRSYINLLDYYNSLQNHSSWGPKIMEFIDFLLVNIEDVQTWVRVDDQDVRDLLEALKEKVAFLKNFIRFAEWRGFEYGQLEVLFMRLQVVAIDAAARVFHMWAFYPYDYKEARDNKMRLIFSELLQKMEAVDPQIRETYIQVLLSGSPHARTLEIEEHILGDFVDSLLYRIWEGLTHSITCVVSLEDQMPILYEGLRFLRTILKKYFEKLPNKVKDLIRAAVSEAGIVICSLFVQGLKEGLAKEMDSALVNLLGKIKLIKVVTSALIFPKTDELGFMNFFLQNLKDLPSCKVDSNVFASTEIQTVLDDLISLRSLLENNLEERNQDEKLQALSRHAVEVAYKAQLMIQSLVVGNDPDYSPMIFGPLTEEINFIKMEALKIGDNRCSLPSQKPIRSSDSLPSQGRTPAINKAVVSLNDEAKKIIDQLVRGSKQLDIISVVGMPGLGKTTLARSVFNDPSVTCTFHSHAWCIVSQVYTKKDLVLQILGGIVPELSDQYLNKSEVDLEEELKRRLMKNKYLIVLDDVWDADAWSGLERSLPNDANGSRILLTSRHPEVAKKINPNREPHPLRQLTDDESWELLQKRLSCRDSYDEKLGREIAKNCKGLPLTVVIVAGILSNSGQDGWEEIAGRLSLNTLSITEQCMDIIKLSYRNLPDYLKPSFLYFGAFPVGQEIPFGKLMRLWIADGFVQKSDGKSLEDVAGDYINDLIGRSLVMISKERSLGGIKAYRVHDLLHEFCVVTAKKEKFLSLVSGYDELLTFNGQCNQQRLCVYSLQEHFERSRIFCPSVRSILFFPLDNAYGPKHCRLLFNLCIFKLLNVLNLEQIHLGFCFPSETLLLVELRYLAAQGEFDSIPSSISNLSNLETLLVKSHTTAVLPDTIWNMQKLRHLHGDFSLLGSSLATENLEMSSALHNLETFSVLRLSSGQSIEKILRKLPNIRRLKCRLLESGKSTGDCNRTVAVQFLSRLQSLHLSSSFGRVKYHSELHFPSNLKKLSLSYLHSSIIPELRDLSNLEVLKLLSIHCEENTWDMEEEWELPKLRFLKLGSLDIVRWTSTGDHFPCLEKLVLQQCRKLEEIPSCLEVIEPLEIIEARHCPVLDKSLLWKIEEEQKSSGNYDFKIFIFQ, from the coding sequence ATGGCCTCTGATATCATAGCTACAGTCTTGCGTGATCTAGAGTTGCTGGTGAAAGATTTTGGTGTAGAATATTTCAGGGTGTTGGACCTGAAGGCGGAGTTGAGACTTCTGAGGACCCTCTTTTGGTGTGCAAGAGAGTGGAACTACGATCTGTATTCCAAACCTGGTAACAACAATAATCTGGCATCTTTCTTGACTAGCCTTGAACCTGCAGTAGAGGAAAAGATTCTGGACTTGTATAATGATTGTCTTAGTGAAGAAAGATTCCGCGAACTGGGTTTGAATTCCCATTTGATCGGCCTGAAACAGGAACAGTTCTTCCCCTTGGAACAGGGAACGTACTCGTATGGTCGTTCTTATATGGGAGAAGAACGATTCAGCTATGATCAGGGTTTCATGGGGATGGGCAGCAATGCCTCTTTCAATCTCTTGAAGGGAAAAGATAAGTACTCTTGTGGTCTCGGAGGAGAGGGGGTCTGGACTTTCGATTGGGAGTCCAAGTTTGATCACAAGGTTGGCGAAATAAGAACCACTTGCATCTACAATTCGAAGCAAGAAATCAGCCGATCCTATATCAATTTGTTGGATTACTACAATTCATTGCAAAACCATTCCAGCTGGGGCCCAAAAATTATGGAATTCATCGACTTCCTGCTAGTGAATATAGAGGATGTCCAAACTTGGGTAAGAGTTGATGATCAAGATGTGCGAGATTTACTCGAAGCCCTCAAAGAGAAGGTGGCTTTCTTGAAGAACTTCATTCGCTTTGCAGAATGGCGAGGCTTTGAGTATGGGCAGTTGGAAGTTCTCTTCATGCGTTTACAAGTTGTGGCTATCGATGCAGCAGCAAGAGTCTTCCACATGTGGGCATTTTACCCATATGATTATAAAGAAGCACGGGATAATAAAATGCGGTTGATCTTTTCTGAGCTGCTACAAAAGATGGAGGCTGTTGATCCACAAATCCGTGAGACATACATCCAAGTCTTGCTATCTGGATCGCCACATGCTCGGACATTGGAGATAGAAGAGCATATACTAGGGGATTTTGTTGATTCTCTCCTATATCGGATTTGGGAAGGACTGACGCACAGTATTACTTGTGTGGTTTCTTTGGAGGATCAAATGCCAATTCTCTATGAGGGGCTCAGATTCTTGAGAACCATTCTCAAGAAGTACTTTGAGAAGTTGCCTAACAAAGTTAAGGATCTCATTCGAGCTGCTGTCAGTGAGGCAGGGATCGTAATTTGCTCACTATTTGTGCAAGGATTGAAAGAAGGCTTGGCCAAGGAAATGGATTCTGCACTTGTCAACCTGCTGGGAAAGATTAAGCTTATCAAGGTAGTAACATCAGCACTTATCTTTCCTAAGACTGATGAGCTTGGCTTTATGAACTTTTTTCTACAAAATCTCAAAGATTTGCCAAGTTGTAAGGTTGATTCAAATGTTTTTGCAAGCACTGAAATTCAGACAGTACTAGATGATCTTATATCCTTGAGATCCTTGTTGGAGAATAATCTGGAAGAACGTAATCAGGATGAAAAGCTTCAAGCTCTTTCCCGTCATGCTGTAGAGGTGGCGTACAAAGCACAACTTATGATTCAATCCTTAGTGGTCGGAAATGATCCTGATTATTCTCCAATGATATTTGGTCCACTCACAGaagaaattaattttattaaGATGGAGGCCTTGAAGATTGGTGACAATAGGTGTAGCTTGCCATCCCAAAAACCTATCAGGTCTTCCGATTCTTTGCCATCACAGGGTAGAACACCAGCAATCAACAAAGCTGTGGTGAGTTTGAATGACGAGGCAAAGAAGATAATTGATCAACTTGTAAGAGGATCAAAACAGCTGGATATCATTTCTGTTGTAGGTATGCCAGGACTAGGTAAGACTACTTTGGCCAGAAGTGTTTTTAATGATCCTTCAGTTACATGCACATTTCATAGTCATGCATGGTGCATTGTTTCTCAAGTATATACAAAGAAAGATTTGGTTCTTCAGATTTTGGGAGGGATTGTTCCTGAACTTTCTGATCAATATCTGAACAAGAGTGAAGTCGATTTGGAGGAAGAGCTCAAAAGGCGTTTAATGAAAAATAAGTATCTCATTGTTTTGGATGATGTCTGGGATGCTGACGCATGGAGTGGGTTGGAAAGATCGCTGCCCAATGATGCCAATGGAAGTAGGATCCTCTTAACAAGTAGACATCCTGAAGTAGCCAAAAAAATTAATCCTAACCGTGAGCCTCACCCCCTTCGCCAACTCACTGATGATGAGAGCTGGGAACTGTTACAAAAGAGGCTATCTTGCAGGGATAGCTATGATGAGAAACTAGGGAGGGAAATAGCAAAAAATTGTAAGGGATTACCCCTCACAGTAGTCATTGTAGCTGGAATTCTTTCGAATTCAGGGCAGGATGGTTGGGAAGAGATTGCAGGAAGGCTAAGCTTAAATACTCTTTCTATCACAGAACAGTGCATGGACATAATAAAGTTGAGTTACAGAAACCTACCTGATTATCTGAAACCATCCTTTCTTTACTTTGGTGCATTTCCAGTAGGCCAGGAGATTCCTTTTGGGAAGCTGATGAGATTATGGATTGCCGATGGATTTGTTCAAAAAAGTGATGGAAAGAGCTTAGAAGATGTGGCCGGGGACTACATCAATGATCTGATTGGCAGAAGCTTGGTTATGATCTCCAAAGAAAGATCCTTAGGAGGCATTAAAGCCTATCGTGTTCATGATCTGTTGCATGAGTTTTGTGTGGTAACAGCCAAAAAGGAGAAATTTTTGTCTTTGGTAAGTGGGTATGATGAGCTTCTCACCTTCAATGGGCAGTGTAATCAGCAACGGTTGTGCGTGTATTCTCTCCAAGAACATTTTGAGAGGTCAAGGATATTTTGTCCCAGTGTACGTTCTATACTATTCTTTCCTCTTGATAATGCATATGGACCGAAGCATTGTCGTCTCTTATTCAATCTATGCATCTTCAAACTTCTTAATGTGTTGAATTTGGAGCAAATCCATCTAGGATTTTGTTTTCCAAGTGAAACGCTATTGCTTGTTGAGTTGAGGTACTTGGCAGCTCAGGGTGAATTCGATTCGATCCCATCATCAATATCCAACCTCTCAAATTTAGAAACTCTTCTTGTCAAAAGTCATACTACAGCTGTATTGCCAGATACTATCTGGAATATGCAGAAATTAAGACATCTGCATGGTGATTTTAGCTTGCTTGGGTCTAGTTTGGCCACAGAAAACCTTGAAATGTCCTCTGCCTTACACAACTTAGAGACCTTTTCTGTCCTTAGGCTTTCTTCTGGGCAAAGCATTGAAAAGATACTGAGGAAGTTGCCAAACATCCGCAGACTAAAATGCAGACTCTTAGAATCCGGGAAATCTACTGGGGATTGCAACAGGACTGTGGCAGTGCAGTTTTTGAGTCGACTACAATCACTCCACCTGTCCTCATCATTTGGAAGAGTAAAGTATCATAGCGAGCTTCATTTTCCCTCGAACCTAAAGAAACTGTCTCTGTCATACTTGCATTCGAGTATAATTCCAGAACTGAGAGATCTATCCAATCTTGAGGTACTCAAATTACTTTCCATTCACTGTGAGGAGAATACTTGGGACATGGAAGAAGAATGGGAACTCCCAAAACTCAGATTCCTGAAGTTAGGATCCTTGGACATTGTGAGATGGACCAGCACAGGCGATCATTTTCCCTGTCTTGAGAAATTAGTGCTGCAGCAATGTCGCAAACTAGAAGAGATCCCTTCTTGCTTAGAGGTTATTGAACCTCTTGAAATAATTGAGGCGCGTCACTGTCCAGTCTTGGATAAAAGTTTACTTTGGAAGATTGAGGAGGAACAGAAGAGCTCAGGAAATTATGATTTCAAGATCTTTATCTTCCAGTGA